In one Methanobrevibacter arboriphilus genomic region, the following are encoded:
- a CDS encoding radical SAM/SPASM domain-containing protein has product MKSKPEHEEDEIKMEKMIGLFKKVAENPVSNRLLQRTLGYCEKDKSTKLESSLNYYLEKKDDVCKSCKLLSKIVGYIIEKGAVSFNVSTDELKEKMEDEYWVKGLASVIKGITIFKINKPFVPGAPFQVVWNITKKCNMRCVHCYESASTKAKDELSRNQVLNGIDTMAKSGVTSIAFSGGEPSIHPHIIEFIETVDDNGMFPAIATNGYIFKDEKKAENFVDNGLGFVQISLDGINPKTHDSFRKVNGAWERAVKAIKNFVDLGIFVEVSTTVTEHNIKEIPDMINFLKELKVDWFMLYNFIPTGNGSEISSLDISPEKREKLLMKAYQENTDKMQILSTAPQYAAVAESINSKRNRLNGNFTSFEVNSNKNNYKNIYENNNKNNYEYTNENNYENNDENNSENRYEDNNEYLNFKNEIYDEANNEKSVIPTHFYNPEYTNPMIAQLAEFIGGCGAGRFYINIEPNGDIYPCVFFPHEEEVKIGNIIYDDFDEMWRENPLLKQLRNKELLKGNCGNCESNNICGGCRARAYNYFKDVLAPDPGCIKNEREWEILKTKISEEEKLKINEIDQEKIILELKH; this is encoded by the coding sequence ATGAAATCAAAACCAGAACATGAAGAAGATGAAATCAAAATGGAAAAAATGATTGGCCTATTTAAAAAGGTAGCTGAAAATCCTGTATCAAATCGACTTCTTCAAAGAACTTTAGGATACTGTGAAAAAGACAAATCAACAAAACTTGAAAGTTCTCTTAATTATTATCTTGAAAAAAAAGATGATGTTTGTAAAAGTTGTAAGCTACTTTCAAAAATAGTAGGATATATAATTGAAAAGGGAGCAGTGAGTTTTAATGTATCTACAGATGAGCTTAAAGAAAAAATGGAGGATGAATACTGGGTGAAAGGATTAGCTAGTGTGATAAAAGGAATAACAATTTTTAAAATAAACAAGCCATTTGTTCCTGGAGCTCCTTTCCAAGTAGTTTGGAATATTACCAAAAAATGTAATATGAGATGTGTTCATTGTTATGAAAGTGCATCAACAAAAGCTAAAGATGAACTCTCAAGGAATCAAGTACTTAATGGAATAGACACAATGGCAAAGTCAGGTGTAACCTCCATAGCTTTTTCTGGAGGAGAACCTTCAATACATCCCCATATAATAGAATTTATAGAAACAGTAGATGATAATGGAATGTTTCCAGCAATTGCAACCAACGGATACATATTTAAAGATGAAAAAAAAGCTGAAAACTTTGTAGATAATGGATTAGGATTTGTTCAAATAAGCCTAGATGGAATAAACCCAAAAACACATGATTCATTTAGAAAAGTCAATGGTGCATGGGAAAGAGCAGTGAAAGCAATTAAAAACTTTGTAGATCTTGGAATTTTTGTAGAAGTATCAACCACAGTAACAGAACATAATATAAAAGAAATACCTGATATGATAAACTTTTTAAAAGAATTAAAAGTAGACTGGTTTATGTTATACAATTTCATACCTACAGGAAATGGAAGTGAAATATCAAGTTTAGATATTTCTCCAGAAAAAAGAGAAAAGCTACTTATGAAAGCATACCAAGAAAATACAGACAAAATGCAAATATTATCAACAGCACCACAATATGCAGCAGTAGCTGAATCTATAAACTCTAAAAGAAATAGATTAAATGGTAATTTTACAAGTTTTGAAGTTAATTCAAATAAAAATAATTACAAAAATATCTATGAAAATAATAATAAAAATAACTATGAATATACTAATGAAAATAACTATGAAAATAATGATGAAAATAATAGTGAAAATAGATATGAAGATAATAATGAATATTTAAACTTTAAAAATGAAATATATGATGAAGCAAATAATGAAAAAAGTGTTATACCAACTCATTTTTATAATCCTGAATATACAAATCCTATGATAGCCCAACTTGCTGAATTTATAGGAGGATGTGGAGCTGGAAGATTTTACATAAACATTGAACCGAATGGAGATATATATCCTTGTGTATTTTTCCCACATGAAGAAGAAGTAAAGATAGGAAACATAATCTATGATGATTTTGATGAAATGTGGAGAGAAAACCCTCTTTTAAAACAATTGAGAAATAAAGAATTATTAAAAGGAAATTGTGGAAATTGTGAATCTAATAACATTTGTGGAGGTTGCAGAGCTAGAGCATATAATTACTTTAAAGATGTATTAGCTCCAGACCCTGGATGCATAAAAAATGAAAGAGAATGGGAAATTTTAAAAACAAAAATAAGTGAAGAAGAAAAACTAAAAATAAATGAAATAGACCAAGAAAAAATAATTTTAGAACTAAAACATTAA
- a CDS encoding DUF1697 domain-containing protein — protein MKYIAFLRGINVGKNNIIPMDDLRNLFSAMGFKNIKTYLRSGNVIFESDENDMVDISSKISENIYNSFGFLIDSILMNEKDFIFLINNNPFFNNNSNNNHNNNSNNNPNNNPNNNLNNNLNNNSNYNSINNEAINELYVTIFKHKINRNLVENLIKDSKKFNSDDKFLIFEKEIYLVCKNGYHKTKFNNNYFESKLDNTATTRSFKTLLKIKNILI, from the coding sequence ATGAAATACATAGCTTTTCTTAGAGGAATTAATGTTGGTAAAAATAATATTATTCCTATGGATGATTTGAGAAACTTATTTTCAGCTATGGGGTTTAAAAATATTAAAACTTATCTTCGTAGTGGTAATGTAATTTTTGAAAGTGATGAAAATGATATGGTTGATATCTCTTCTAAAATTTCTGAAAATATTTATAATTCTTTTGGTTTTTTGATTGACTCTATTTTAATGAATGAAAAAGACTTTATTTTTTTAATTAATAATAATCCATTTTTTAATAATAATTCTAACAATAATCATAACAATAATTCTAACAATAATCCTAATAATAATCCTAATAATAATCTTAATAATAATCTTAATAATAACTCTAATTATAATTCAATTAATAATGAGGCAATTAATGAATTATATGTTACTATTTTTAAACATAAAATTAACAGAAATCTTGTTGAAAATTTAATTAAAGACTCTAAAAAGTTTAATTCTGATGATAAATTTTTAATATTTGAAAAAGAAATTTACTTAGTTTGTAAAAATGGGTATCATAAAACTAAATTTAATAATAATTATTTTGAATCAAAATTAGATAATACAGCTACTACTAGAAGTTTTAAAACATTATTAAAGATTAAAAACATTTTAATTTAG
- a CDS encoding YrhK family protein: MRIEDKNKTDKCKNLPFYLPNSWTCLNAQGPGPFVTKATLKNSKGELIQWDSRHNRKHNFKFDTSVGSTWWAPGAIGWWIGILFSIGAIFFAFGAIPAYLKFVGATYDALTYFIGSIFFTSAAFLQYFEEINSSKNLSKRKSKIKFLVFMPKRISWWSVVVQFIGTLFFNLTTFYAIFNNLSIHQLIGLVWIPDMYGSICFLIASFLAWIEVSHGLFSWDLSSFSWNISGVNMLGSIFFGISAIGAIIIPSTGLDLNSFLVNMGTFLGAVCFLIGAILLLPERIYEEVK; this comes from the coding sequence ATGAGAATAGAAGATAAAAATAAGACTGACAAGTGTAAAAATCTTCCTTTTTATCTTCCAAATTCTTGGACTTGTTTAAATGCTCAAGGTCCAGGACCCTTTGTTACAAAAGCTACACTAAAGAATTCCAAAGGAGAGTTAATTCAGTGGGACTCTAGACATAATCGAAAACATAATTTTAAATTCGACACCAGTGTTGGATCTACTTGGTGGGCTCCAGGAGCTATTGGGTGGTGGATTGGTATACTTTTCTCCATAGGGGCCATATTTTTTGCATTTGGAGCTATTCCTGCATATTTAAAATTTGTTGGAGCTACATATGATGCTTTAACTTACTTTATAGGTTCAATTTTTTTTACTAGTGCTGCTTTTTTACAATATTTTGAAGAGATTAACAGTTCTAAAAATTTGTCAAAGAGAAAAAGCAAAATTAAATTTCTTGTTTTCATGCCAAAAAGGATTAGCTGGTGGTCTGTTGTAGTTCAATTTATTGGAACATTATTTTTTAATTTAACTACATTCTATGCTATTTTTAATAATTTATCCATACATCAATTAATCGGTTTAGTATGGATTCCTGATATGTATGGATCGATTTGTTTTTTAATTGCAAGTTTTTTAGCTTGGATAGAAGTTTCCCATGGACTTTTTTCATGGGATCTTAGTAGCTTTTCATGGAATATTTCAGGAGTTAATATGTTAGGTTCTATATTTTTTGGAATATCTGCAATTGGTGCTATTATTATTCCAAGCACTGGATTAGATCTTAATAGTTTTTTAGTTAATATGGGTACCTTTTTAGGAGCTGTATGTTTTTTAATTGGTGCAATTCTTTTATTGCCTGAAAGAATATATGAAGAAGTTAAATAA
- a CDS encoding B12-binding domain-containing radical SAM protein, translating to MKNTDVVLINPMDKTIVRNGLGLSVPPLNLMYLAGALEKASIKVQIFDDDLYQVGPNEVNRYISKVDPKVVGITATTATIKESLVYIKNIKKMFPHILTVIGGPHTTFRPIETLKEEKGLDVVVIGEGEETIVELVEGYIKNQDSNYNSFLCNVKGIAYRDRIKNFKKDKNKKDRNQKNEIKLNEPRPLIDNLDNIPFPARHLVDFKSYELSSQSGGIITSRGCPFSCDYCSSSLIMGKKFRTRSPENVLDELEELVYKYKLKDIAFLDDIFMLNKKRANEIANEIKKRDLDINFVASSRVNTINKPLLESLKKSGMSTLYCGVESGSQRVLNLMKKGITLQQAKDGFKTAKEVGVNMVGSFILGYPGETAKEMNETIDFSIKLDPDYCQYSILTPFPGTPIYNKMNKEGLLESEKWDDYTVLKSVINYEKMGLSKKLVERKLAKAYIKFYTRPKYLIKHSSMIKVIMKTIYRSYIKPIVKEETPKGWYKSM from the coding sequence ATGAAAAACACTGATGTGGTTTTAATAAATCCTATGGATAAAACAATCGTTAGAAATGGCTTAGGTCTTAGTGTTCCTCCTTTAAATTTAATGTATCTTGCAGGAGCACTTGAAAAAGCTTCAATAAAAGTACAAATATTTGATGATGACCTATATCAAGTCGGTCCTAATGAAGTTAATAGATATATTTCAAAAGTAGATCCAAAAGTAGTTGGTATTACTGCAACAACTGCAACCATAAAAGAATCATTAGTATATATTAAAAATATAAAAAAAATGTTTCCTCATATTTTAACTGTGATAGGAGGACCTCACACAACATTTAGACCAATAGAAACTTTAAAGGAAGAAAAGGGTCTCGATGTTGTTGTTATAGGAGAAGGTGAAGAAACAATAGTAGAACTAGTAGAAGGTTACATTAAAAACCAAGATAGTAATTATAATTCATTTCTATGTAATGTTAAAGGAATAGCATACAGAGATAGGATTAAAAACTTCAAAAAAGATAAAAATAAAAAAGATAGAAATCAGAAAAATGAAATAAAATTAAACGAACCTCGTCCTTTAATAGATAATTTAGATAATATACCTTTTCCTGCAAGACATCTTGTAGATTTTAAATCTTATGAACTTTCAAGCCAGTCTGGAGGAATAATAACAAGTAGAGGATGCCCATTTTCATGTGATTATTGTTCATCATCATTAATAATGGGTAAAAAATTTAGGACTAGAAGCCCTGAAAATGTATTAGATGAATTAGAAGAACTCGTATATAAGTACAAACTTAAAGATATTGCTTTTTTAGATGATATATTTATGTTGAACAAAAAAAGAGCAAATGAAATAGCCAATGAAATTAAAAAAAGAGATTTGGATATAAACTTTGTAGCTTCATCAAGAGTTAATACAATAAATAAACCTCTTTTAGAGTCTCTCAAAAAATCAGGTATGAGTACATTATACTGTGGTGTTGAATCAGGTTCACAAAGAGTTTTGAATCTAATGAAAAAAGGAATCACACTCCAACAAGCAAAAGATGGATTTAAAACAGCGAAAGAAGTTGGAGTTAATATGGTTGGATCTTTTATATTAGGATATCCTGGAGAAACAGCAAAAGAAATGAATGAAACAATTGATTTTTCAATTAAACTTGATCCTGACTACTGTCAATATTCTATATTAACACCATTTCCAGGAACCCCCATATATAATAAGATGAATAAAGAAGGATTGTTAGAAAGTGAAAAATGGGATGATTACACAGTTTTAAAGTCTGTTATAAATTATGAAAAAATGGGATTAAGTAAAAAGCTTGTAGAAAGAAAACTAGCTAAAGCATACATAAAATTTTATACAAGACCAAAATATCTAATAAAACATAGCTCAATGATAAAAGTTATAATGAAAACAATCTATAGAAGCTATATAAAACCTATAGTTAAAGAAGAAACACCAAAAGGATGGTACAAAAGCATGTAA
- a CDS encoding NifB/NifX family molybdenum-iron cluster-binding protein: MSYKVAVASNDGKFVNEHFGRAEKFMIYEIYDDGTYKFLETRDSSISCIGEGNNQNARSKVIDLISDVKTVLVANVGPGAIDDLINNNIKPYATSFDIDSALNELIKLDNKN; this comes from the coding sequence ATGTCTTATAAAGTAGCTGTAGCAAGTAATGATGGTAAATTTGTAAATGAACATTTTGGAAGAGCAGAAAAATTTATGATCTATGAAATCTATGATGATGGAACTTATAAATTTTTAGAAACTCGAGACTCTAGTATATCCTGTATTGGTGAAGGAAATAATCAAAATGCTAGAAGTAAGGTAATAGATTTAATTTCAGATGTTAAAACAGTTCTTGTTGCTAATGTTGGTCCTGGTGCAATTGATGATTTAATAAATAACAATATAAAACCTTATGCAACTTCTTTTGATATTGATAGTGCTTTAAACGAACTAATAAAATTAGATAATAAGAATTAA
- a CDS encoding phosphatase PAP2 family protein: MPIITDIGSTAVVFTISIILLIFGVFKKNIKLRRLAIIGLIAFIITVIIIFTLKVLVEEPRPFIVLKYVNLLIIELDPYSFPSGHSGNIFALATAFGLNWTLKIRGKQFKLAWILYPIALLASFSRVYIGVHYPFDILIGGLIGIFGGLLATFIVNRYLNDINFLKEKKEYKKIAL, encoded by the coding sequence ATGCCAATTATAACAGATATAGGTAGTACCGCAGTCGTTTTCACTATAAGTATAATATTACTGATATTTGGTGTTTTTAAAAAAAATATAAAATTAAGAAGGTTAGCTATAATCGGATTAATTGCCTTTATAATTACAGTTATAATAATATTTACATTGAAAGTACTGGTGGAAGAACCTAGGCCTTTTATAGTTTTAAAGTATGTAAATTTATTAATTATAGAACTTGACCCTTATTCTTTTCCTTCAGGACATTCAGGAAATATATTCGCATTAGCTACTGCATTTGGTCTTAATTGGACATTAAAAATAAGAGGAAAACAGTTTAAACTAGCTTGGATTCTTTATCCAATAGCATTATTAGCTTCTTTTTCAAGAGTGTATATTGGTGTTCATTATCCATTCGATATTCTTATTGGAGGATTAATCGGAATATTCGGAGGTTTATTAGCTACTTTTATAGTAAATAGATATCTTAATGATATAAACTTTCTAAAAGAAAAAAAAGAATATAAAAAAATTGCTTTGTAG
- a CDS encoding helix-turn-helix transcriptional regulator produces the protein MKTKIKYIRHELGMSQDELAKKSNVSRQTISALENGKYNPSLALAYKITKILGCKHIEDVFVLE, from the coding sequence ATGAAAACTAAAATAAAATATATTAGGCATGAATTAGGGATGAGTCAAGATGAGCTGGCTAAAAAATCAAATGTCAGTAGACAAACTATAAGTGCTCTTGAAAATGGGAAATATAATCCTTCATTAGCTTTAGCTTATAAAATAACTAAAATATTAGGTTGTAAACATATTGAGGATGTTTTTGTCTTAGAATAA
- a CDS encoding MalY/PatB family protein, whose translation MKYNFDKIENRKNTSCLKWDMMEDIFGCDDLIPMWVADMDFPSPQPIVEAIKKRADHPFFGYTQAPQTLIDTVVKRVKDKFKWNIKPEWIVFTPGVISGLNIALNSLTHPGDRVILQEPCYHQFFPVVKNSGCQIVTNPLKLVDKKYEIDFENLKEIFSYKQGHNPYYKPIKTIIFCNPNNPTGRVWRKEEIEKLGNIAIENNLTVIADEIHSEILLNGNKHTTFGSVSKEFEENCIVCISPSKTFNLSGIHISPIIIPNEKIRREFIATMNSMVPSPDIFAYTALEAGFKYGDDWLKQVLEYLEENLNLLKNYFKDIKGMTPIIPEGTYLVWIDCKGLEMDNETLNEFLKKEAKVCLEDGSLFGTNGKGFMRMNIAMPRPLLEEALKRIKNAVYTLNL comes from the coding sequence TTGAAATATAACTTTGATAAGATAGAAAATAGAAAAAATACTTCATGTCTTAAATGGGATATGATGGAAGATATATTTGGTTGTGATGATTTAATTCCAATGTGGGTTGCAGATATGGATTTTCCCTCACCTCAACCAATAGTTGAAGCTATTAAAAAACGTGCCGATCATCCTTTCTTTGGATATACACAAGCTCCTCAAACATTAATAGACACAGTTGTTAAAAGAGTAAAGGATAAGTTTAAATGGAATATAAAACCTGAATGGATTGTGTTTACACCAGGAGTTATATCTGGATTAAATATAGCTCTTAATTCACTTACTCATCCAGGAGACAGAGTTATACTTCAAGAACCATGTTATCATCAATTTTTCCCAGTTGTTAAAAATAGTGGCTGTCAAATAGTAACCAATCCACTTAAATTAGTTGACAAAAAGTATGAAATAGATTTTGAAAATCTAAAAGAAATATTTTCCTATAAACAGGGACATAACCCATACTACAAACCAATAAAAACCATCATATTTTGCAATCCAAATAATCCCACAGGAAGAGTTTGGAGAAAAGAAGAAATAGAAAAACTTGGAAATATAGCTATAGAAAACAATTTAACTGTTATTGCAGATGAAATACATAGTGAAATTCTTCTAAATGGAAATAAACATACTACCTTTGGATCAGTGTCAAAGGAATTTGAAGAAAATTGTATCGTATGTATATCACCAAGTAAAACATTTAATTTATCAGGAATACATATATCTCCAATAATAATACCTAATGAAAAGATTAGAAGAGAATTTATAGCTACAATGAATAGTATGGTTCCTTCACCAGACATATTTGCATATACAGCCCTTGAAGCAGGATTTAAATACGGTGATGATTGGTTAAAACAAGTTTTAGAATATTTAGAAGAGAATTTAAACCTTTTAAAAAATTATTTCAAAGATATTAAAGGTATGACACCAATTATTCCTGAAGGCACTTATTTAGTATGGATAGATTGTAAAGGTCTTGAAATGGACAATGAAACATTGAATGAATTTTTAAAGAAAGAGGCAAAAGTATGTCTTGAAGATGGATCATTATTCGGAACAAATGGAAAAGGTTTTATGAGGATGAATATAGCTATGCCTCGTCCACTTCTAGAAGAAGCATTGAAACGAATAAAAAATGCTGTTTATACATTAAACTTATAA
- a CDS encoding class I SAM-dependent methyltransferase: protein MDKKLIINARKPKGELGSQMIEKMNESHEKLARWGISHLDIENNDIILDIGCGGGVNVKRFSEMTPNGKIYGLDYSELSVEKSEHFNKTAIKEGKVEIIQGSVSKLPFEDETFNIVTGFETVYFWPDFIEDLKEVNRVLKKDGKIFICNEAAGEEHILEKMSDYIELLDMKIYSENDLKSALNDSNFVDINIFKKDEGNNWICAIATKKE from the coding sequence ATGGACAAAAAATTAATAATCAATGCACGTAAACCTAAGGGAGAATTAGGCTCTCAGATGATTGAAAAAATGAATGAATCTCATGAAAAATTAGCTAGGTGGGGTATCAGTCATTTAGATATTGAAAATAATGATATAATTCTTGATATTGGCTGTGGTGGTGGAGTTAATGTAAAAAGATTTAGTGAAATGACTCCAAATGGAAAAATTTATGGATTGGATTATTCTGAACTTAGTGTTGAAAAATCTGAACATTTTAACAAAACAGCTATAAAAGAAGGAAAAGTTGAGATAATTCAAGGATCAGTATCAAAGCTTCCTTTTGAAGATGAAACATTTAATATTGTTACAGGGTTTGAAACAGTTTACTTTTGGCCAGATTTTATTGAAGATTTGAAAGAAGTCAATCGGGTATTAAAAAAAGATGGTAAGATCTTTATTTGTAATGAAGCTGCTGGTGAAGAACATATTCTTGAAAAAATGAGTGATTATATAGAATTATTGGATATGAAAATTTATTCAGAAAATGATCTTAAATCAGCTTTAAATGATTCTAATTTTGTCGATATAAATATATTTAAAAAAGATGAAGGTAATAATTGGATTTGTGCAATAGCAACTAAAAAAGAATAA
- a CDS encoding DUF4013 domain-containing protein yields MILEIFKDSFEYSFKDPESILKLGVLSIFSVFIIPIFFVTGYSYRITDIGIKGTINGNDPLPEYKNWSNMFIQGLKVAIVRFVYLLPGIILFLIFHERDHIFNDATNISLLGPYIGILALTIIVWLIFYLFSIVAIPNMINEGSLKSAFNIKKLIKIIKSIGFFRYVKFYLGCIVLIVGILGTLLILISLIGLSIAFLIKFMGTFAFYITSIFIIGIFVIIAIMFLLPFFLTFESRAIGLIYNMRELE; encoded by the coding sequence ATGATATTAGAAATTTTTAAGGATTCTTTTGAATACTCTTTTAAAGATCCTGAATCTATTTTAAAATTAGGTGTTTTATCGATTTTCAGTGTTTTTATTATACCTATATTTTTTGTAACAGGTTATTCTTATAGAATAACAGATATTGGAATTAAAGGGACTATTAATGGTAATGATCCTCTGCCGGAATATAAAAATTGGAGTAATATGTTTATCCAAGGACTTAAGGTAGCTATAGTAAGATTTGTTTATTTGTTGCCAGGAATAATTTTATTCTTAATATTTCATGAAAGAGATCATATATTTAATGATGCAACAAATATTTCCCTTTTAGGTCCTTATATTGGGATATTAGCATTGACTATTATAGTATGGTTAATATTTTATTTATTTTCTATTGTGGCTATTCCTAACATGATTAATGAAGGGTCTTTAAAAAGTGCTTTTAATATTAAAAAACTCATAAAAATTATTAAGTCTATTGGATTTTTTAGATATGTAAAATTCTATTTAGGGTGTATTGTTTTAATAGTTGGAATTTTAGGAACACTTCTTATTTTAATATCACTTATAGGGTTATCAATTGCATTTTTAATAAAATTTATGGGAACTTTTGCATTTTACATTACTTCTATTTTTATTATTGGAATATTTGTTATTATTGCGATTATGTTTTTATTGCCTTTCTTTTTAACTTTTGAAAGTAGAGCAATAGGTTTGATTTATAATATGAGAGAATTAGAATAA
- a CDS encoding DedA family protein, giving the protein MDFISQIIHISLNLDTYLVYIVNSFGLWSYVILFLVIFSETGTIVVSFLPGDSLLFVVGALSAKSHLNVVFVIMILSFAAILGDTLNYHIGKFIGPKIFNKQNSKLFSKKHLMEAHDFYEKYGARTIILARFIPIIRAFAPFVAGIGSMPYKKFLSYNIFGGVLWITLIVSIGYLFGNIPIIKDNFSFLIVFIIVISVLPILLKELLRKYRKYR; this is encoded by the coding sequence ATGGATTTTATAAGTCAAATTATTCATATAAGTTTAAATTTAGATACATATTTAGTTTATATAGTTAATTCATTTGGTTTGTGGAGCTATGTAATATTATTTTTGGTAATTTTTTCTGAGACTGGAACTATAGTTGTTTCTTTCTTGCCGGGTGATTCTTTATTATTTGTTGTGGGAGCTTTATCTGCAAAAAGTCACTTAAATGTGGTTTTTGTGATTATGATTCTTTCTTTTGCAGCAATATTGGGAGATACTCTAAATTATCATATTGGGAAATTTATAGGGCCTAAAATATTTAATAAACAGAATTCTAAACTTTTTAGTAAGAAACATTTAATGGAAGCCCATGATTTTTATGAAAAATATGGTGCTAGAACAATTATTTTAGCAAGATTTATTCCAATCATTAGAGCATTTGCTCCTTTTGTTGCAGGAATTGGATCTATGCCATATAAAAAATTTTTATCATATAATATTTTTGGTGGTGTACTTTGGATAACTTTAATTGTTTCAATTGGTTATTTATTTGGAAATATTCCAATTATTAAGGATAATTTTTCATTTTTAATAGTATTCATCATTGTAATATCAGTTTTACCAATTTTATTGAAAGAACTACTTAGAAAATATAGAAAATATAGATAG
- a CDS encoding radical SAM protein, whose product MIDYLLLKALLLTEGVYSDKKSLEGVGTKYKEQNHGLFGWDFENHKEIKLPDDFYLPDGTVVQYRLNSSSQYNVKKVDEKLILYKNEDSICEVRWIDRPEYYNKKTTTGKEMVKIGQLGGEDCLFFCFQNYCSNFKNNKQCSFCNLVPTSKTYNSVIRKKEAREIGEVTAAAFDEGQAKHINMTGGCYISGKELEVVSNILSEMRRHTGLEKIPGLVAPAPAKGNNIQEYYDTGIETLSFNMEIWDPGYYKAICPGKSSSTSHEEFIKSIKEAVEIFGEGKVYVAMVMGLEPKETFLEGIDFLSNLGVNIIPFVWAPNPGSKLEGHRAPYANWYKETILEASDIVYEHKVPWGLENHCYKCDGNSLLHDALRLKGIE is encoded by the coding sequence ATGATAGATTATTTACTACTAAAAGCATTATTACTTACAGAAGGTGTGTATTCAGATAAAAAAAGTTTGGAAGGAGTAGGAACTAAATATAAAGAGCAGAATCATGGTCTTTTTGGTTGGGATTTTGAAAATCACAAGGAAATAAAGCTTCCAGATGATTTTTATCTTCCAGATGGTACCGTAGTTCAATATCGTTTAAATTCATCTTCACAATATAATGTTAAAAAAGTTGATGAAAAATTAATATTATATAAAAATGAAGATTCTATTTGCGAAGTAAGATGGATTGATCGGCCAGAATATTACAATAAAAAAACAACAACTGGAAAAGAAATGGTTAAAATAGGGCAACTTGGAGGAGAAGATTGTTTATTCTTTTGTTTTCAAAACTATTGTTCTAATTTTAAAAATAATAAGCAATGCTCATTTTGCAACCTTGTTCCAACATCAAAAACATATAACTCAGTAATTAGAAAAAAAGAAGCTCGAGAAATAGGAGAAGTCACAGCTGCAGCATTTGACGAAGGTCAAGCAAAGCACATAAATATGACTGGAGGATGCTATATAAGTGGAAAAGAACTTGAAGTAGTTAGTAATATACTATCTGAAATGAGAAGACATACAGGATTAGAAAAAATTCCAGGATTAGTTGCACCAGCACCAGCAAAAGGAAATAATATACAAGAATACTACGATACAGGTATAGAAACACTCAGCTTTAATATGGAAATATGGGATCCAGGATATTATAAAGCAATATGCCCTGGAAAATCTTCAAGCACAAGTCATGAAGAGTTTATAAAATCTATTAAAGAAGCTGTGGAAATTTTTGGAGAAGGAAAAGTTTATGTAGCTATGGTAATGGGATTAGAACCAAAAGAAACATTTTTAGAAGGAATTGACTTTTTATCAAATTTAGGAGTTAATATAATTCCATTTGTATGGGCTCCAAACCCAGGATCAAAGTTAGAAGGACATAGAGCTCCATATGCTAACTGGTATAAAGAAACAATACTTGAAGCTTCTGATATTGTATATGAACATAAAGTTCCATGGGGCTTAGAAAATCACTGCTATAAATGTGATGGAAACTCCCTTTTACATGATGCTTTGAGATTAAAAGGAATTGAATGA